Part of the Woronichinia naegeliana WA131 genome, AAATAAGTATTATAAGATAAACCATAAATAGCAGGTGAAAGGGAAAATAAAATATTCGGTTTAGCCGTTTTAATGGCTTTATTTAACTGTGCCACAAAGGCAGTAATTTTATTGGCTCGCCAACGCATCCAATTAGCATCTTTAGGATTAGAAGGGGGAGCTTTTTTGGTTTCCTGTTGATAGAGAGCAATAGTATAGGGATCATAGCCAAATTCGTAGGGAAGAGCTAAATGATCATCAAATTGGATGCCATCAATGTCATATTGAGTGACAACTTCTAGCACCAAATCAGTCATAAATTTCTGCACTTGAGGATGGAATGGGTTGAGCCATACTACTTCTCCGGCTGCCCCAATCGAGGTTTTGCTACCATCTTGACGTTGTGTTATCCATTGGGGATGATTACTGACTAGTTCAGACATGGGAGGAGCCATAAAACCGAATTCAAACCAAGGCAGAACTAAGAGTCCTTTTTGATGGGCACGAGTAATTAAATCCGCTAAAACATCCTGACCTTGATAACCTCTGGGATCAAAGGGTTGAATGCCTTCTCGTTGGCCAATGGGGCTATTGTAGAGAACGTAACCCGAATTCCATACCACTGGATAGAGCGTATTGAAATTCAGTTTTGCTAGGAGATTAACCGATTCCTGGGTTTTATTTTGATCCATGAAATGAGTTGTATCGTTGTTGGTAATCCAAACGCCTCGGATTTCTGGATAGGTGGATGGAGCGGTTGTGGGAGTTGTTGTGGGAACCGTTGTTGGAGCCGTCATGGGAGGCGGTATGATCAAGATTTCTTGAGATAAAAGCGGCGATCGCTGTCCCCAGAGACTAACGAGCAAACAGGTCAGACAAAAGAGAAGCACCATTGGCTTTCTAATGTGTTGGAGTAGAGCTTGGAGTAAAGGCATTATTGGGGGCATATGGTACAGAGATTATAGCAAATCCTTGAATCTCCATTGTTGTGACTCTTTATTTCATTCATAATTGAGGATAGAGTTAGTTCTTGATCTCTAAAGAACATGTCACTAACCCCGCCCTAAAAAGGACGGGGCTTGCCTAAACCAATTTAGGTAACATAAGTAGCGACTACCACACTGAGACACAACTTGGTACAGACCTCCGAATACTTCCCTAGTTCGGATTCCCTCTAAGCCTTATTGGTCAGGCGTTGTAAGACAAGCCATCTTAGTTGTGTTGTGGGAAGGGACTTAAACAAGTTTGTTGGTTCTTGACCTTATCGGCAATTAAAAACCAGCTTCCCGAAAGGGATTGTAAAGCCGTCCTTTTAGGACGGGGTTTCTACCCATTTTTCTGATGACTACTGTTCTCGCATCCGAAAATCCTCTGCTGATCGGGAAAGGATTACCTCCCTTTGATCGCATTGAAACGCTTCATGTTGTTCCGGCGATGACGCAATTGCTGACCGAGTTGGAACAAAGGCTATCCGACTTAGAAGTTTCAGTTACCCCGACTTGGCAAGGCCTGGTAGAACCTCTGACTCAACTAGAGGAACAATTAACCTGGTCTTGGGGCGTAATTAGTCATTTGATGGGAGTCAAAAATAGTCCCGAACTGCGGGAAGCCTATGAGACGATTCAGCCTCAGGTCGTGCAATTTATCAATCGTCTTGGCCAAAGCCAGGTTTTGTATCAAGCCTTCCAATCTTTACAAGCTGGGGATAGCTGGTCAACGTTAGCTCCGGCTCAACAGCGTATTATTGCTACCAATATTCGGGAAGCGGAATTATCTGGCGTGGGATTACAGGGGGAAAAACGAGAACGATTTAATGCAATCCAGTTAGAGTTAGCAGAACTTTCGACTAAGTTTTCTAATCATTTGCTAGATGCAACCCGTGCTTTTGAGTTGAAATTAACTCAACCGGAAGAAGTAGCAGGTTTACCGGCAAGTGTCCTAAGTTTGGCTGCCCAAACAGCGAGAGCCAAGGGTGAAGAGGAGGCAACATCGGAAAATGGCCCCTGGATCATTACTCTCGACTATCCCAGTTATTTGCCTTTTATGAAATACAGCCGCGATCGCGGCTTACGGGAAAAACTCTATAAGGCATTTGTTAGTCGGGCTTCCCAGGGAGAGCTTGATAATAATCCTCTGATTGAGCGGATTTTGGCATTGCGTCAGGAATTGGCTCAACTTTTGGGGTATCAAACCTACGCCGAAGTCAGTTTAGCTCGCAAAATGGCCCCCAGTGTAGCTGCGGTAGAAAAGCTGTTAGAAGAATTACGTCAAGCCAGTTACCAAGCAGCCCAACAGGATTTAGAGAATCTTAAAAACTTTGCCCAGCAACCCGATCTCAAACATTGGGATATTACCTATTGGTCAGAACGACAACGGGAAGCAGAATTTGACTTAAATGCGGAAGAATTGCGTCCTTACTTTCCTTTACCTCAAGTATTAGAGGGACTGTTCCGTTTAGCGCGACGAATTTTTGCTGTCACCATTAGCCCCGCATCGGCAGCCGTTCCCGTTTGGCATCCTGATGTACAGTATTTTCAAGTTGCGAATGAAATCGGAGAGGTTATTGCCCATTTTTATTTGGATCCCTACAGTCGGCCTGCTGAGAAACGGGGAGGAGCCTGGATGGGGGATTGTATTAATCGGGCTAAGGTGGAAGAGCAAGGTCAAGTTCATCTCCGCTTACCAGTTGCCTATCTAATTTGTAATCAAACGCCCCCAGTTAATGGCAATCCCAGCTTAATGACTTTTGATGAGGTGACAACCCTTTTCCATGAGTTTGGGCATGGTATTCATCATATGTTGACCCAGGTCAATTATCCAGGGGCGGCAGGTATTCAAAATGTGGAGTGGGATGCGGTAGAGTTGCCTAGTCAATTTATGGAAAATTGGTGTTATGACCAAGCGACTTTATTTAGTATGGCTAAACATTATGAAACAGGGGAAACCTTACCTGAAGCGGATTATCAAAAGCTTTTAGCTGCCCGCAATTATCAGAGTGGTTCGGCTATGCTCCGTCAAATTCATCTCAGTTTATTGGATTTAGAGTTACACCATCGCTATCAACCCCAGGGGCCAGAAACAGTTCAACAAATCCGCGATCGCCTGGCTAAAACAACGATGATTATGTCACCCTTACCGGAAGATAATTTCCTTTGTTCCTTTGGCCATATTTTTGCCGGTGGTTATGCGGCGGGTTACTACAGTTATAAATGGGCTGAAGTGCTTATGCTTAGTGCTGATGCGTTTTCTGCTTTTGAAGAAATCGGTTTGGACAATGAGAAGGCTGTGCAAGTAACTGGTAAACGTTTTCGCGATACGGTGTTAGCCTTGGGAGGCAGTGTGCATCCGATGGAGGTGTTTAAATCTTTCCGAGGACGGGAACCTGAAACGGAAGCCCTTTTAAGGCATAACGGTTTATTGGCTACGGTCTAGTTTTTTGTCTAGGCGATCGCCCCTTACCGATAAAGAAAAACAGCGATCGCCTCTTACGGATAAAGAAAAACCGCGATCGCCGATAAATGATTATCTAAATTTTTAATTGTTCTGATTAGCCACAAACTGATTGACCAAAGCAACATCAATATCTAATTCCTCAGCAATTTCCGCGATCGATAACCCTAATTTTGTCAGTAGGGGAATCGTCTCAAGTTTGCCCTCAAGAAGACCTTCCTGACGACCTTCCTGACGACCTTCCTGACGACCTTCCTGACGACCTTCCTGACGACCTTTCTGAAGACCTTTCTGAAGACCTTCCTGAAGACCTTCCTGAAGAATTTCCTGATAGAAAGCTGATTCTTTCATAATGTCACTCCTTAAAATCGTTTTAATCATTTCAGGTTCCATCACTAATCCTGCGAATACTGCCGTTGCAGCCATGAGATTAGCCCTCACCCCTTGCTTTTCTATTTTATCCAATCCCTTCGCAACCTCTCGTAACCGTGTTGTTGGCTCCTCACATTGGGTTAATATCGCTAGGGGCAATAAACCTGGACTTGTTAGAAATAAATCAGAAGACTGTTCCCAAAGACGAATGACTCGATAATGATGAGTTGTTGCTCCTAGTTGAAAGCTATCTTGATAAACCAAGGCCGATTTAGTTCGTTTCAGATAAATAACCACTTGGTGCATGGTTTTAAGCGGAAAACGACGATAAACCCTGACTCGATAATCTAACATCCGAAAACCCATTGTTTCATCAGGTTCAGTCTGAAATTCTAGGTGTAATACTAGGTCTTCCGATTGTTCCAATATTAGGGAATCAGCGCGAATCGGTTCTAAAGATAATTCCGTTGGACTCAGTTTCGTCAATGTGACGGGACGACCGAGCAACCAAGTAGCATAATCTTCAGAAAAGTTTTCGGCTAGAAATTTGCAGGCGTTATCAAACATGGACGAATTTTAACATTTCTGAGATCGCCCCTTACTCATTAGGAAAAACGCGATCGCCGTTCAGTGAATAGTTGATAGTGAATAGTTGATAGTGAATAGTTGATAATTAGGGCTTGCTGAAAAAGTCAAAAAACGAAAGAAATGTGGGTTAGGGAAGTATGGACTGAAAAAGCATAGATAACTTATCCTTATGGAAACAAATCAAAATACAGATTTTGTTTAATCTATTGTTCCTTTCTGTCTAAAAAGGTCAACACAAATCACTCCTCACAAAAGAGAGGAAAATTAACACCATTTTTCACAAGAAAAACGACTCTACAACTTTTTACTTTTTGTCTTCTGAAGTAGAGTAGAAAGATTCATTACCAAAAAGTTCATCGCAATTACTGTTTCCGAGGTCTCAGGTAGTTTGGCCATCACTCGACCAAGACTAAATTTCCTCTTTCCCTGTCCGAATTTACCCTCAATGGCATTACGCACTCTTTCATCTGAGCGTGCCTCTTTCTTTTTTTCTTTGCTCACCTCTTTCGGCGGTCTTCCCAATCGGGGACCACTCATTCTTATATCCCTTTCTTTACAATAAGCTCGATTCGCTTTTGTTCGATAGATTTTATCCACATGAACCGATTCCGGATAACATCCTGTTTCCCTTTTATATTCTTCTATTCGCGCTTGTAAATCTCCCGATTCGTTGTAATTATCCCAACTTAATTTGTCTAAGAAGACAAAGCCATTCACATTACTTGCCGATATTTTAGCTCCAAACTCTACTGCTTTTCCCGCTTTTCCACGCACTATTGGACGCACGTGAGGTTGGCTTACACTCACAATTCTGTTTTCTACTTTATTTGTCTTTTTTTCATACATTTCTAACTGTTGCTCATACACTTTTCCTATCGTTACAAGCTCTTCTTGCTCTTTTTTCGTTAGTTTTTCTAACTTTGCTCCCTCTTCTATCATTTTTTCTATATGAGACAAGTTTCTTTTTATATATCCTAGTTGTTTTTTTGTTCCTTTTCTTCTTTCTTTTTTTGACACACGACGTTTTTTTGCTATGGCTAAGTACTCTTTTCTTGCCACTTCCCTATAAGTCCTCGGCTTTTCTTTCCTTTTCTCTTTTATTTCTTCATACAGCTTATCTATTATTTTTTCTGTTTTTTCTCTGGCATCATTCAATATTCCTATATCCGTTGGATATTTTATATCTGCTGGTGTACAAGTCGCATCTAACAATAACTTTCCTTCATTTTCTTTTTTTTCTGACGCTACACCCGTCGCTTTTTTTTCTATTTCTTTATTAATTTTATTTATTAATTCCATTCCTATTTTTTTACGAAAATGAACCATCATTGACGCATTAAATGCTTCTTTGCTACTATAGCTTTCCATTCCTATAAAGTACTGTAAATAAGGGTTCTCTTTTATTTGTTCTACTGTTTCTCTGTCACTTTTTCCTGAAATTTCTTTGATAATTAATGCTCCTAATCTGGACAGTGGGAAGTTTATGGATGCCAGATAAGGTAATGACTATGCGACGAAAGTAAGCATATCAGGGCTTGAGGAAGAGGCAAGTTTAGCGGTAAGGAATTTAGGCAAAAGCAGACTGGGTGGACTTTGAGGAAAAATCATTTGGGCTTGATGTTGAAGGGCTAGTTGAGCAATCCGTTCACTAGGGTAGCCATGGGATGGTAATGTCCGAAACCATCGAGGAAAATTAGCCCAAATCCCCTGGGGTAACTCTAAGGCGAGAATTTGAAGTAGCCCTAAAGCAATGGCATTAAGGTTAACAAAACGCTCAAAGGCTTCTACCTTGTTTAAAATCTGAGTCTGAACAGCTTGTGGATAGTCACTGAGGATAAGATTGCTGGGCCAGGTAGGTAAAGTAGGAAGACTCTTAAGCCAAAAACGATAGGCAAAGCTGCCCAAAAGATGGACTAATTGACGAAAAGTGACTTCAATCTTAAATCGGAGACCGTAAGCGGCAATAATCTCAGGTCCAGTCAAACAGAGATCAGTAGAAAGCAGAATCAGTCGTCGTCCGTTAGGCAATTGGGTCAGAACAAACTTGACGAGCTGATGGGGACTATCCCAGTGGAACTCAAAGCACTGATAAGAAACCGTGACTTGTTGACCATAGAGCCAGACTTTAGCTGTCGGAAAGTCCGCCGCCAGAGCGAACAGCTTTTCTAGTTTTATCGAACTCCCCCAAATCCGTGGTCGTCCTCTCCCCGTCAGCGTCGGCACGGAACAAAAGGGGGCATAGGCGACGGTGGAGCAACGCACTCTTGTGATTAGATGCAAGGCGTTCTGGCGAAAACTTTTGAGCACTGGTTCGCAAGCAAAATAAGCATCCAAAATTACATAACTCCCTGCCTCTGCGTAAGTAACACAAAGGTCAGCCATTTTTGTCACCAGGCTCGTCTTCACCTTTTTTTTGCCTTTTCCCTCCCCCTTCTCGGTTGCTTTGGACTTGATGCCATCG contains:
- a CDS encoding Rpn family recombination-promoting nuclease/putative transposase gives rise to the protein MFDNACKFLAENFSEDYATWLLGRPVTLTKLSPTELSLEPIRADSLILEQSEDLVLHLEFQTEPDETMGFRMLDYRVRVYRRFPLKTMHQVVIYLKRTKSALVYQDSFQLGATTHHYRVIRLWEQSSDLFLTSPGLLPLAILTQCEEPTTRLREVAKGLDKIEKQGVRANLMAATAVFAGLVMEPEMIKTILRSDIMKESAFYQEILQEGLQEGLQKGLQKGRQEGRQEGRQEGRQEGRQEGLLEGKLETIPLLTKLGLSIAEIAEELDIDVALVNQFVANQNN
- a CDS encoding M3 family metallopeptidase, which encodes MTTVLASENPLLIGKGLPPFDRIETLHVVPAMTQLLTELEQRLSDLEVSVTPTWQGLVEPLTQLEEQLTWSWGVISHLMGVKNSPELREAYETIQPQVVQFINRLGQSQVLYQAFQSLQAGDSWSTLAPAQQRIIATNIREAELSGVGLQGEKRERFNAIQLELAELSTKFSNHLLDATRAFELKLTQPEEVAGLPASVLSLAAQTARAKGEEEATSENGPWIITLDYPSYLPFMKYSRDRGLREKLYKAFVSRASQGELDNNPLIERILALRQELAQLLGYQTYAEVSLARKMAPSVAAVEKLLEELRQASYQAAQQDLENLKNFAQQPDLKHWDITYWSERQREAEFDLNAEELRPYFPLPQVLEGLFRLARRIFAVTISPASAAVPVWHPDVQYFQVANEIGEVIAHFYLDPYSRPAEKRGGAWMGDCINRAKVEEQGQVHLRLPVAYLICNQTPPVNGNPSLMTFDEVTTLFHEFGHGIHHMLTQVNYPGAAGIQNVEWDAVELPSQFMENWCYDQATLFSMAKHYETGETLPEADYQKLLAARNYQSGSAMLRQIHLSLLDLELHHRYQPQGPETVQQIRDRLAKTTMIMSPLPEDNFLCSFGHIFAGGYAAGYYSYKWAEVLMLSADAFSAFEEIGLDNEKAVQVTGKRFRDTVLALGGSVHPMEVFKSFRGREPETEALLRHNGLLATV
- a CDS encoding family 10 glycosylhydrolase; the encoded protein is MVLLFCLTCLLVSLWGQRSPLLSQEILIIPPPMTAPTTVPTTTPTTAPSTYPEIRGVWITNNDTTHFMDQNKTQESVNLLAKLNFNTLYPVVWNSGYVLYNSPIGQREGIQPFDPRGYQGQDVLADLITRAHQKGLLVLPWFEFGFMAPPMSELVSNHPQWITQRQDGSKTSIGAAGEVVWLNPFHPQVQKFMTDLVLEVVTQYDIDGIQFDDHLALPYEFGYDPYTIALYQQETKKAPPSNPKDANWMRWRANKITAFVAQLNKAIKTAKPNILFSLSPAIYGLSYNTYLQDWLAWIRKGLVDELIVQVYRTNLASFIEPIQRPEMQEAKTKVPTAVGILTGLKRKQIAMPLVTEKVKAAEANGLGVAFFYYTTLWDVAPEPANQRQAVFQSLFATPAPRSLSQKFMPVPSTPANFPNQPSPLSPNSQPNLPQDNFPSEPTL
- a CDS encoding transposase, with protein sequence MYVGDGIKVGKEGRKMPGVKRLHQESEDVSKPEWIRGHYFNALSILVGVGKACFALPLVLRLDDGIKSKATEKGEGKGKKKVKTSLVTKMADLCVTYAEAGSYVILDAYFACEPVLKSFRQNALHLITRVRCSTVAYAPFCSVPTLTGRGRPRIWGSSIKLEKLFALAADFPTAKVWLYGQQVTVSYQCFEFHWDSPHQLVKFVLTQLPNGRRLILLSTDLCLTGPEIIAAYGLRFKIEVTFRQLVHLLGSFAYRFWLKSLPTLPTWPSNLILSDYPQAVQTQILNKVEAFERFVNLNAIALGLLQILALELPQGIWANFPRWFRTLPSHGYPSERIAQLALQHQAQMIFPQSPPSLLLPKFLTAKLASSSSPDMLTFVA